A window of Brevibacterium ihuae contains these coding sequences:
- a CDS encoding DUF881 domain-containing protein — protein sequence MTAIAQRTAVFVVLVLCGILMATSARLSDGTHLRNETSSLPDIVQERSRTNEDLQQRITERRASIEQLEERAADGDVRVEDARAAADELATAASTTALEGTGLTVTLDDAPPESAGIDGASPNDLIIHQQDLEGVMNALWAGGARGMSVQGQRIVSTSAVKCVGNTLRVNARVFSPPYTVEVVGDPEQLREALDASPAVTVFRSYSDRLGLGWKVETGPVTLTEYTDSLEVDQAKVKQ from the coding sequence ATGACCGCGATCGCACAGCGCACCGCCGTGTTCGTCGTCCTCGTGCTGTGCGGGATCCTCATGGCGACCTCGGCCCGGCTGTCCGACGGCACCCACCTCCGCAACGAGACCTCGTCCCTGCCGGACATCGTGCAGGAGCGCTCGCGCACCAACGAGGACCTCCAGCAGCGCATCACCGAGCGCCGGGCGTCGATCGAGCAGCTCGAGGAGCGGGCCGCCGACGGCGACGTCCGGGTGGAGGACGCGCGCGCTGCCGCCGACGAGCTCGCGACCGCGGCGTCGACCACCGCGCTCGAGGGGACCGGGCTCACCGTCACCCTCGACGACGCTCCGCCGGAGTCCGCCGGGATCGACGGCGCGAGCCCGAACGACCTCATCATCCACCAGCAGGACCTCGAGGGCGTGATGAATGCGCTGTGGGCCGGCGGCGCCCGCGGCATGTCGGTCCAGGGCCAGCGCATCGTGTCGACCTCCGCGGTCAAGTGCGTGGGCAACACCCTGCGCGTCAACGCCCGCGTGTTCTCCCCGCCCTACACCGTCGAGGTCGTCGGCGACCCCGAGCAGCTGCGCGAGGCGCTCGACGCCTCGCCCGCGGTGACGGTCTTCCGCTCGTACTCCGACCGTCTAGGATTGGGCTGGAAAGTCGAGACGGGGCCGGTCACGCTCACCGAGTACACGGACTCCCTCGAGGTGGACCAGGCGAAGGTGAAGCAGTAG
- a CDS encoding cell division protein CrgA, whose protein sequence is MAKPSRARKAHRTSRNSAATPAETSGASGSVDPTDVTSTDADSTADVDETLVTDPVDAKLEADATGRDAATDATADDVDEDVTAADDATAADDADTDAADDADSADEAPAATKKRGAKKAGTKTTSAESAGTKDSTAKRGTETGSTKAGAAKKTAAKSTAKKDSDEKTSAKKSTAKSGDSSPKRTARSGNPAKRSTSRKTSTYTSGTTTQSIKPNPRWFVPVMITILLLGLAWLVVFYITGGAWPVEAWGNWNLVAGFAFFIAGLIMSTRWR, encoded by the coding sequence GTGGCCAAGCCGAGCCGTGCCCGCAAAGCTCACCGGACCTCGCGGAACTCCGCGGCGACGCCTGCAGAGACCAGCGGGGCGTCCGGGTCGGTCGACCCGACCGACGTCACGTCGACCGACGCGGACTCGACGGCGGACGTCGACGAGACACTCGTGACCGACCCCGTGGATGCGAAGCTCGAGGCCGACGCCACCGGACGCGACGCTGCGACGGACGCGACCGCCGACGATGTCGACGAGGATGTCACCGCTGCGGACGACGCGACTGCGGCCGACGACGCGGATACGGATGCAGCTGACGATGCGGATTCCGCGGACGAGGCTCCGGCTGCGACGAAGAAGCGGGGCGCGAAGAAGGCTGGCACGAAGACCACCTCCGCGGAGTCGGCCGGGACGAAGGACTCCACCGCGAAGAGGGGCACGGAGACCGGTTCGACCAAGGCCGGCGCCGCGAAGAAGACCGCTGCGAAGTCCACTGCGAAGAAGGACTCCGACGAGAAGACGAGCGCGAAGAAGAGCACCGCGAAGTCCGGGGACTCCTCCCCCAAGCGCACCGCGCGCTCGGGCAATCCTGCCAAGCGCTCGACCTCCCGGAAGACCTCGACGTACACCTCGGGCACGACGACGCAGTCGATCAAGCCGAACCCGCGCTGGTTCGTCCCGGTGATGATCACCATCCTGCTCCTCGGGCTCGCCTGGCTCGTCGTCTTCTACATCACCGGCGGCGCCTGGCCCGTCGAGGCCTGGGGCAACTGGAACCTCGTCGCCGGCTTCGCGTTCTTCATCGCCGGCCTGATCATGTCCACACGCTGGCGATGA
- a CDS encoding YczE/YyaS/YitT family protein has product MSAGFRLLAHHPLPVRLLALFGGLVLYGFSAGLMIAAGLGNMPWDVLHQGISLHVPLTIGVVGIIVSVLLLLTWIPLRQRPGLGTISNALLVGVFIDLTLLVVDRPEALWGQILLMCAGIVLNGLATVLYIIPNFGPGPRDGLMTGLVRRTGASVTVVRSCIEIIVIASGWLLGGVFFVGSLLYAFGIGPITELFLRLAQRLLGPADPMASDET; this is encoded by the coding sequence ATGAGCGCCGGCTTCCGGCTGCTCGCACACCATCCGCTGCCGGTCCGCCTCCTCGCCCTGTTCGGCGGCCTCGTCCTCTACGGCTTCTCCGCCGGACTGATGATCGCCGCCGGCCTGGGCAACATGCCCTGGGACGTGCTCCACCAGGGGATCTCGCTCCACGTCCCGCTCACCATCGGGGTCGTCGGCATCATCGTGTCGGTCCTCCTGCTGCTCACGTGGATCCCCCTGCGGCAGCGCCCGGGGCTCGGGACGATCTCCAATGCGCTCCTCGTCGGCGTCTTCATCGACCTCACGCTTCTCGTCGTCGACCGTCCGGAGGCGCTGTGGGGGCAGATCCTGCTCATGTGCGCCGGCATCGTGCTCAACGGCCTCGCGACGGTGCTCTACATCATCCCGAACTTCGGCCCCGGCCCGCGCGACGGCCTGATGACCGGCCTCGTGCGCCGCACCGGCGCCTCGGTCACCGTCGTGCGCTCGTGCATCGAGATCATCGTCATCGCGAGCGGCTGGCTGCTCGGCGGCGTGTTCTTCGTCGGCTCACTGCTCTACGCGTTCGGGATCGGGCCGATCACCGAGCTCTTCCTCCGCCTGGCGCAGCGCCTGCTCGGCCCTGCCGACCCGATGGCGAGCGACGAGACCTGA
- a CDS encoding rhomboid family intramembrane serine protease gives MTAGGMPGEDDPRTPETPGGTPQSGPPGVPPSRGEGENPPPGIDAAPAGPSGRAAAPIGPSGPAAASVGQTGTRGIDRSARPPRATATFMVLIGAVYLLQFIPPLDLLARFGFMPALAAEQPWRTLTHAFIHSQPSPLHVGFNLFALYFFGSFLERAIGGVRFAVVYVLGAIGGAVCVLALADPTDPTSWFALHVGASGAVFALVGVLLTPTRALDRNIGGVVVLVALNAAIPLLEPGISWESHLGGLVTGFVLGCAALLPPPRLRPAVFGAGAVAVLVALAAIYCATILAAMSYPQVLSTL, from the coding sequence CCGCACCCCGGAGACCCCGGGCGGCACGCCGCAGAGCGGGCCGCCCGGGGTCCCGCCGTCCCGCGGCGAGGGCGAGAACCCGCCACCGGGTATCGACGCCGCACCCGCTGGCCCCTCAGGTCGCGCTGCCGCACCCATCGGGCCCTCGGGCCCGGCGGCCGCATCCGTCGGCCAGACGGGGACCCGCGGAATCGATCGCTCGGCCCGCCCGCCGCGGGCGACCGCGACCTTCATGGTCCTCATCGGCGCGGTCTACCTGCTCCAGTTCATCCCGCCGCTCGACCTGCTCGCCCGCTTCGGCTTCATGCCGGCCCTCGCCGCCGAGCAGCCGTGGCGCACCCTCACCCACGCCTTCATCCACTCGCAGCCCTCGCCGCTCCATGTCGGCTTCAACCTCTTCGCCCTCTACTTCTTCGGCTCGTTCCTCGAGCGGGCGATCGGCGGAGTGCGCTTCGCCGTCGTCTACGTCCTCGGTGCGATCGGTGGCGCGGTGTGCGTGCTCGCGCTCGCCGACCCGACCGATCCGACATCGTGGTTCGCGCTCCACGTCGGGGCGTCGGGGGCGGTCTTCGCGCTCGTCGGCGTGCTGCTCACCCCCACCCGGGCGCTCGACCGCAACATCGGCGGGGTGGTCGTGCTCGTCGCCCTCAACGCCGCGATCCCGCTCCTCGAACCCGGGATCTCGTGGGAGTCGCATCTCGGCGGTCTCGTCACCGGGTTCGTGCTCGGCTGCGCGGCGCTGCTCCCACCCCCGCGCCTGCGGCCGGCGGTGTTCGGCGCGGGTGCGGTCGCGGTCCTCGTGGCGCTCGCCGCGATCTACTGCGCGACGATCCTCGCGGCGATGAGTTATCCACAGGTTCTGTCCACACTGTAG